The genomic DNA TTGCGCGCCGGCAGCGTGTGGGTCAACCAATACGACGGCGGCGACATGACCGCGCCGTTCGGTGGTTTCAAACAGTCGGGCAACGGTCGCGACAAATCGCTGCACGCGTTCGACAAGTACACCGAACTGAAAGCGACCTGGATCAAGCTCTGATTTTTCTAAAGCGGTGGTCGCCTTCAATGGGCGACCCTCGGAGAACAATAATATGAAACAGCAACACGTAAACAGCTACTACGCCGCCACCCGCAACGAAGTCATCGACTTCCCGATTCTGGAAGAAGCGGTGGACTGCGATGTCTGCATCATCGGCGCCGGCTACACCGGCCTGTCCTCGGCACTGTTCCTGACTGAAGCCGGCTACAAAGTGACGGTGCTGGAAGCGGCGAAAGTCGGCTACGGCGCCAGCGGCCGCAACGGCGGTCAACTGGTCAACTCCTACAGCCGCGACGTCGACGTGATCGAAGAGCGCTACGGCGACAAGACCGCCGAAATCCTCGGTAGCATGATCTTCGAAGGCGCCGACATCATTCGTTCGCGCATCAAGGACTACGACATCAAATGCGACTACCGCCCGGGCGGCATCTTCGCAGCGATGAACAAGAAACAACTGAATGGCCTGGCCGAGCAGAAGAAAAACTGGGAACGCTACGGCAATCGCAATCTGAAGATGCTCGACGCTGCGGACATTCGCAGGGAAGTCGGCTCCGACGCCTACGTCGGCGGCCTGCTCGACTTGCAGGGCGGCCATGTTCACCCGCTGAACCTGGCCCTCGGTGAAGCCGCCGCGATCACGCGTCTGGGCGGGAAGATCTACGAGCAATCCGCTGCCGTGGAAATCACCTACGGCGAGCCGAATGTCATCCGCACCGCCAAAGGCCTGGTACGCGCCAAGTACCTGCTGATCGCCGGCAACGCTTATCTGCCGCAAGGCCTCGACAACCGCGTGACCGCGAAAAGCATGCCGTGCGGCTCGCAAATCGTCGTCACCGAACCGTTGACCGAAAAGCAGGCACGCAGCCTGATCACCAACAACTACTGCGTCGAAGACTGCAACTACTTGCTGGATTACTACCGCCTCACCGCCGACAACCGTCTGCTCTACGGCGGCGGCGTGGTCTACGGCGCGCGTGAACCGGACGACATCGAACAACTGATCCGCCCGAAGATCCTCAAGACCTTCCCACAGCTCAAGGACGTGAAAATCGACTACCGCTGGACCGGCAACTTCCTGCTGACCATGTCACGCATGCCGCAATTCGGCCGCATCGAGAAAAACGCCTACTACATGCAAGGCTACAGCGGCCACGGCGTCACTTGCTCACACCTGGCCGGCAAACTGATCTCGGAAATGATCCGCGGCGACGCCGAACGCTTCGATGCGTTCGCCTCGCTGCCGCACATGCCAATGCTCGGCGGCCGCACCTTCTCCGCACCGCTGACAGCCCTCGGCGCCGTCTACTACTCGCTACGCGACCGCTTCGGCCTCTAAGTTACCTCCCCGGCGGCGGCCCCAAGACCCCGCCGGTTTTTACCTGATACACCAAAACTCTAATTGTGGGAGCTGGCTTGCCAGCGATGACGGCCTGACAACCTCCACAAAGCCAACTGACACAAAAGAGATCCAACTGTGGGAGCGAGCCTGCCAGCGAAGAGGCCAGCCCAGCCACCATCCCTCCCACAGAAACACCACAAACCCTGTGGGATTCTGGCTTGCCAGCGATGACGGCCTGACAACCCCCACAAAGCCAACTGACACAAAAGAGATCCAACTGTGGGAGCGAGCCTGCCAGCGATGAGGCCAGCCCAGCCAACATCCCTCCCACAGAAACACCACAAACCCTGTGGGAGTCTGGCTTGCCAGCGATGACGGCCTGACAACCTCCACAAAGCCAACTGACACAAAAGAGATCCAACTGTGGGAGCGGGCCTGCCAGCGAAGAGGCCAGCCCAGCCACCATCCCTCCCACAGAAACACCACAAACCCTGTGGGAGTCTGGCTTGCCAGCGATGACGGCCTGACAACCTCCACAAAGCCAACTGACACAAAAGAGATCCAACTGTGGGAGCGAGCCTGCTCGCGAAGAGGCCATATCAGCCAACATCCATGTCGCCTGACACACCGCTTTCGCGAGCAAGCCCGCTCCCACAGTCACTGTATTACCAAGGCAAGAAAGACTTTTCCCCCACCACCCATCGAACCTGCTGAGCAACACCAGCAAACGTGATTTAATAGCCGCCTTTCACGGTTCCGGGACACGGGAGCAACGTGATCCGCGCCCCGGCGCGTCACCCGCCACCCACCCCCATCACCCTTAAGTACTCTTCACATAAGGCAGTCATGGATACGGGTTCTCGACTCAAACTAGTACGCGAAAGCTACAAACTCTCCCAGCGCGAGCTGGCCCGGCGTAGCGGCGTGACCAATGCCACCATCTCCCTGATCGAACAGAATCGCGTCAGCCCCTCCGTCAGCTCCCTGAAAAAGCTGCTCGAAGGCATCCCGATGTCCCTGGCCGACTTCTTCACCTTCGACCAACCGCCGCGCGAACACCAATATGTCTTCCGCGCCAATGAACAACCCGACCTCGGCCGCCACGGCCTGCGCCTGCTGCTGATCGGCGCCTCCGTGCCGAGCCGCCAGATGCGCTTGCTGCGCGAGCAATACGCACCGGGCGCGAGCTCCGGGGAAGAGCCGATTGTGCATGCGGAAGGTGAGGAGTGTGGGCTGGTGACGCGGGGGACGGTTGAGTTGACCGTGGATGGCTCGGTGAGTGTTTTGAATGCCGGGGATGGGTATTACTTTCCGACGACGTTGCCGCATAAGTTCCGGAATATTGGGGCGGATGAGGCTGAGATTATTAGTGCGAATACGCCGGCGAATTTTTAGTTTTGTATTGCTACTTCTTAGTCAATATTATTGGCATCTGATTTGACTAATTAGATGCCAGGTTTATTTTGCTAAGTAAACATGGCATCTTTCTTTTTTCTATTGTGCTTATATAGGCTCTAAGATATCCATGAAGATTTCTTTTAGTGCTTTGTGGTCGGTGGTGTAGGCGCTTATGTTAGCTGATATCCACTGGTCACTGTCTTCTTGCCAGCGAATCGAGTACTTTGCATCTTGCGCAATATACTCAAACAGAATTCTCTGTGTTCGGCCGTTGCCTTCACGAAATGGGTGAATGATATTCAGCTCGCCATAATGGTAGGCAAGGCGATCAGCAGTATCTTCCAAGCTCCAGAATTTTTCCTTATTCTGAAAGTCGAGATTTATAGCTTGAAAAATTTTCAGCGCTTCGGCTTCGATGCGCTCTGGAGCACAAAATCGGGTGGTTCCTTTCCATATGCCAACTAGACGGAGCTCTCCAGCCCATTGATAGAGGGACGAAAAAAGGGTTTTGTGGATATATTTCATCGTGGCAAGGCTGTAGGGGCTTTTTTGCTCGCTTATCAAAGCGATATTGAGCTTGGTGGCTTCGCGCTCAGCAACCTCCAGTTCGTTAATGTCGGTGATGTCTTTAATGTTTTTGAGGCAGTCGGTACCTTTTATGAGATAGGGGTCGCTTTCAGAGATTTGATATCTGTCCATAGTTAATTGTTCTCCAGAATAATACCTTCCAGCTTGGAGCTGGCTATAAAATTTCGCACCTTGTTTTTCTCAAAAATCGACTGGGCGCTGAGTTCGTCTGGAGACGAAAAAAGCCGCAGCATATCCAGTAGCATCTTCGTAACGGTGGATTTCTTTTTTCGGTTTGTAGGTCGGCCAATCTCTTTTGCGATGAGTTCTTGAAAGGTATAGACGTCAACGCTGCTACCTTTCCAGGTATCATTTTCAATGTACGTGTTTATGTCTGCTGGATGTCGTCGCGTCCATGCGGTCACTGATTTGATTAATCTCTGCGCTTCCCTATGGGTCTGGCACTGAAAGTTAGCGCCGAATGTAGATTTCAGTAATTTATTGATTTGCGCAATGCTTATTGATTCCAAGCGAGGGTAGTCACTAGAGAGAAGTATTTCCTTGATTTCATCAGATTGTGAATTCACGATATTTTTTGGCCTGGTCACGTTCGCATTCAGATTCAAGAATAGCTCATCATTTCCTGTTCCTTGCTTTGTGCGCTAATTAGCAAGAAAAAGTAAGATTCTGAGTCGCAATACAGGTAGTTATTCACGCGCTCCCTCCATTGTCCATGATCATGAGTAATGCCGAACCTATCAAATCATCAGTGCAATTTCCATCTCTTGCTCGAGTCAGGCTGACAGCCTGACGAGCCAAGAGGAGGTCACGTTAAATCGGTAGCATTGGTTCCGCAAAAATACGGCTTTCAAGCTCTGGAATGTTGAAAGGCTAAATGGGGGTATCAAACCCCCGCTGCTCTATTACCCGAAATACATCACTGACATCCTGCACCATGATCCTGGCGATGTTGGTCACGGTGTTGATGTCGTGTTCGGCGTAATCGGGGAGGCTGGTGCAGGCGATGAGGTCGAGGTATTTGAGTACGGCGTTTAGGCGTTCGGCCAGGCAGGCATGGAGTTCACGCAGTGGGGAGTCGGCGTCGATCAGGAGGACGGGGTGGTCGGTGGCTGGGTGAGACATGTGGGCGTAGTGGTGGAGAGGTTTTTTGATCGTCATTAGGAATGGTCTCTCAATAAAAAATGAGCCACCGTTCTGCTGCGAAACATAATGGGTGGCGGCTGTGAGCAGGTTCGCAGACCGAGGAGAAACCAGACTCGGCAGACTCGAAAGTCTCCCGCACACAACCGCCATAAAACGTAATGCTGGCGAATTTTGCCAGAATTGTCGTTAGACGGTGTTATCCAATTTCTCCTTTGGGCTGCGAAACCCATCGCCAACTGCGGTCAGCGACAGCCCCACTCTAGGCAGCAATTCCTGCCGCCACAACCGACCTGTAGGACGCAAACCCGACCCTGTGGCGAGGGGATTTATCCCTGATCGGCGACGCAGTCGTCGTAATCCGTGGCCTGCGGCGTGTCTGGAGAAATGAGCTCGCCGGTTTGGGGCCGCTTCGCAACCCATCGGGGATGAATCCCCTCACCACAGGGGGTGTTTTCCTACGCGTTTTTCAGACTTCAAATTCGGTCGAATCTCAAATCATGGCTTTGCATGTTGATACAGGGCTGCTTCGCAGGCCAGCGGGAGCAAGCGCCCTCGCCACAATGAATGTGTTGATGCACGAAAAAGGGACACCCAGCGGTGTAATGCTGATCAGTTAAGCCCTTTTGCTTGACCTTTGGCCGCAAGAAATCAAAATCCGATGCCTGAATAGGCATCGGATTTTTTTATGCGTCTGGCTCGGGCACTGGAACTCACCCACAACTTCGTCTCGACTCCCAACTCCCTCGAAGGGTTGGACTCGTTGCTTGATCCATCTCTGGTCGAACAGGCATTGGAGCAGGCCGGTGTAGCCACTTTGCGCAGGCGACGCTTACCTTTGGAAATGATGCTTTGGTGCGTCATCTCCATGGCGTTTTTTCGACGCATGTCGGCGTGGGATGTGGTCAGTCGCATGAACATCATGCTGCCTGGGCAACGTCCGCTGGTCGCGCCCAGCGCCGTAGTCCAAGCCCGTCAGCGGCTGGGCAGCGAGGCCGTAC from Pseudomonas baetica includes the following:
- a CDS encoding fructose-bisphosphate aldolase, whose protein sequence is MTIKKPLHHYAHMSHPATDHPVLLIDADSPLRELHACLAERLNAVLKYLDLIACTSLPDYAEHDINTVTNIARIMVQDVSDVFRVIEQRGFDTPI
- a CDS encoding cupin domain-containing protein; amino-acid sequence: MDTGSRLKLVRESYKLSQRELARRSGVTNATISLIEQNRVSPSVSSLKKLLEGIPMSLADFFTFDQPPREHQYVFRANEQPDLGRHGLRLLLIGASVPSRQMRLLREQYAPGASSGEEPIVHAEGEECGLVTRGTVELTVDGSVSVLNAGDGYYFPTTLPHKFRNIGADEAEIISANTPANF
- a CDS encoding NAD(P)/FAD-dependent oxidoreductase; protein product: MKQQHVNSYYAATRNEVIDFPILEEAVDCDVCIIGAGYTGLSSALFLTEAGYKVTVLEAAKVGYGASGRNGGQLVNSYSRDVDVIEERYGDKTAEILGSMIFEGADIIRSRIKDYDIKCDYRPGGIFAAMNKKQLNGLAEQKKNWERYGNRNLKMLDAADIRREVGSDAYVGGLLDLQGGHVHPLNLALGEAAAITRLGGKIYEQSAAVEITYGEPNVIRTAKGLVRAKYLLIAGNAYLPQGLDNRVTAKSMPCGSQIVVTEPLTEKQARSLITNNYCVEDCNYLLDYYRLTADNRLLYGGGVVYGAREPDDIEQLIRPKILKTFPQLKDVKIDYRWTGNFLLTMSRMPQFGRIEKNAYYMQGYSGHGVTCSHLAGKLISEMIRGDAERFDAFASLPHMPMLGGRTFSAPLTALGAVYYSLRDRFGL
- a CDS encoding Fic/DOC family protein; this encodes MDRYQISESDPYLIKGTDCLKNIKDITDINELEVAEREATKLNIALISEQKSPYSLATMKYIHKTLFSSLYQWAGELRLVGIWKGTTRFCAPERIEAEALKIFQAINLDFQNKEKFWSLEDTADRLAYHYGELNIIHPFREGNGRTQRILFEYIAQDAKYSIRWQEDSDQWISANISAYTTDHKALKEIFMDILEPI